In one window of Kitasatospora sp. MMS16-BH015 DNA:
- a CDS encoding helix-turn-helix domain-containing protein — MILLGTSFTSARLRRTERMIRQGDEELYHLSLLTAGAAHVEGHERDGAGVLGAGDFHLVGSARPYASHFFGTTGAGPEGPGPAGAGQSARPRAEGVGIDLPASLLPVPVQRLQGMLGRRLVVQRGTGTLLAEFLLGLDRQAAMLQPAEATRLGSVVADLVSAWIAQELDAEHALDPETRQQTLVESIRSFIRHNLHDPELTPPAIAAAHHISVSHLHRLFTTHSQGETVAAFIRNRRMKLAYRELADPTLLTVPIHAIAARCGLPRPSEFGRAFKAAHGVSPREHRQRALAGLRPADR; from the coding sequence GTGATCCTGCTCGGGACCTCGTTCACCTCGGCACGGCTCCGGCGGACCGAGCGGATGATCCGTCAGGGCGACGAGGAGCTCTACCACCTCTCCCTGCTGACGGCGGGCGCCGCCCACGTCGAGGGGCACGAGCGGGACGGAGCCGGGGTGCTCGGCGCCGGCGACTTCCACCTGGTGGGCAGCGCCCGCCCGTACGCCTCGCACTTCTTCGGCACCACCGGGGCAGGCCCGGAAGGCCCCGGGCCGGCAGGGGCCGGGCAGTCGGCGCGGCCCCGGGCCGAGGGGGTGGGCATCGACCTGCCCGCATCGCTGCTGCCGGTACCGGTGCAGCGGCTGCAAGGCATGCTCGGCCGCCGCCTGGTGGTGCAGCGCGGCACCGGCACGCTGCTGGCCGAGTTCCTGCTCGGCCTGGACCGTCAGGCCGCCATGCTGCAACCGGCCGAGGCCACGCGCCTCGGGTCGGTGGTGGCCGACCTGGTGTCGGCCTGGATCGCCCAGGAACTCGACGCCGAACACGCCCTGGACCCGGAGACCCGGCAGCAGACCCTGGTGGAGAGCATCCGCTCCTTCATCCGGCACAACCTCCACGACCCCGAACTGACCCCGCCGGCCATAGCCGCGGCCCACCACATCTCCGTCAGCCACCTGCACCGCCTGTTCACCACGCACTCGCAGGGCGAGACGGTCGCCGCGTTCATCCGCAACCGGCGCATGAAGCTGGCCTACCGCGAACTCGCCGACCCAACCCTGCTCACCGTGCCGATCCACGCCATCGCCGCCCGCTGCGGCCTCCCCCGACCCTCCGAGTTCGGCCGCGCCTTCAAGGCGGCCCACGGGGTCTCGCCCCGCGAACACCGCCAACGGGCACTCGCCGGCCTCAGGCCCGCCGACCGGTAG